The Brassica oleracea var. oleracea cultivar TO1000 chromosome C6, BOL, whole genome shotgun sequence genome includes a region encoding these proteins:
- the LOC106300840 gene encoding F-box/LRR-repeat protein At3g59210 isoform X1, with amino-acid sequence MGFRSRVRIGGETASRPVAHHPVLNGLVLLFLCRGIDLETSLEFQLLNSTCFGYIVQVCKCMSIGNMDDLPDNLLCQILSNLSTKEAAVTSLLSKRWRHLFALVPNLDFESFSSQHTDHTSFIDFVDRVLKLRGKDHVNKFSLKCGDGFEDEDVYPWISNVLRHGVSDLSLHVSSSWVYWLPSKVFVSKTLVRLKIGPEDGPKVKLRNVYLPRLRTLILDSVVFVEGEIGSAKLLSGCPVLEELSLGNLEWGYWGSCYVASKILKRLTLCCAHCDDNPKSVSFDTPNVVYFKYSDNIAKKYPKLNFDSLVEASIDIRMTNDQKANVRYVSNDDEEREMVGNATELLMGICNVKTLYLSYDTLETLNFCCEAIPVLRNLTHLTIESNQEVGWESLPQLLKNCPNLETLVFQGLTHKATSSPSLTHCPVKFLKILKFGEAGDDDDVDMAMEIVMINQFLQKMLNLERLIVYYNTSIEDDLVEVSSQLQMLPAAASSKCKIQVISDSLGLSVTLPISL; translated from the exons ATGGGGTTTCGAAGCCGGGTTCGTATTGGCGGAGAAACTGCCTCAAGACCAGTAGCCCACCATCCCGTGCTTAATGGTTTAGTTTTGTTGTTCCTGTGTAGAGGAATAGACCTTGAAACTAGTTTGGAGTTTCAGCTTTTGAACTCCACTTGTTTTGGATATATTGTTCAGGTTTGTAAGTGCATGTCTATAGGAAACATGGATGATTTACCAGACAATCTTCTTTGCCAAATCTTATCCAACTTGTCTACAAAAGAAGCTGCTGTGACATCACTTCTCTCAAAAAGATGGCGACATCTGTTTGCTCTTGTACCAAATCTTGATTTCGAGAGCTTTTCCTCTCAGCATACGGATCATACGAGTTTTATAGATTTTGTGGATAGAGTGTTGAAGCTACGAGGGAAAGATCATGTTAACAAGTTCTCTCTAAAATGTGGAGATGGTTTTGAGGACGAAGACGTGTACCCTTGGATATCAAACGTGCTGAGACATGGTGTATCAGATCTTTCTCTACACGTCTCTTCCTCATGGGTTTATTGGTTGCCTTCGAAGGTTTTTGTGAGTAAGACACTGGTTAGGCTGAAGATAGGACCTGAAGATGGTCCCAAAGTTAAACTGAGAAATGTTTATCTTCCAAGGCTCAGGACTCTGATTCTAGACTCAGTTGTGTTTGTAGAGGGTGAGATTGGTTCTGCAAAGCTTCTGTCTGGTTGTCCTGTGCTTGAGGAATTAAGTTTGGGTAATCTTGAGTGGGGTTATTGGGGTTCTTGCTATGTGGCTTCAAAAATCCTGAAGAGACTAACTCTCTGCTGTGCACACTGTGATGACAATCCAAAGAGTGTATCATTTGATACTCCAAACGTTGTCTACTTCAAATATTCTGATAATATTGCAAAGAAGTATCCAAAATTGAATTTTGATTCGCTGGTTGAAGCTAGTATCGATATTCGGATGACAAATGATCAGAAAGCAAATGTCAGATATGTATCTAATGATGATGAGGAAAGAGAGATGGTTGGTAACGCAACAGAGCTTCTTATGGGAATATGCAATGTGAAGACCCTTTACTTATCTTATGACACTCTTGAG ACACTTAACTTTTGCTGTGAAGCAATACCAGTGTTAAGAAACTTGACTCATCTAACTATTGAGAGTAACCAAGAAGTGGGATGGGAATCATTGCCACAACTTCTCAAGAACTGTCCAAATCTTGAAACTCTCGTCTTCCAA GGACTCACTCACAAAGCTACAAGTAGTCCTTCCCTAACACATTGTCCGGTGAAGTTTCTTAAGATATTGAAATTTGGAGAAGCCGGCGATGATGACGATGTGGACATGGCGATGGAGATAGTAATGATCAACCAATTCCTACAGAAGATGTTGAATCTCGAACGGCTCATAGTATACTACAATACATCAATCGAAGATGATCTGGTTGAAGTATCAAGCCAACTTCAGATGCTTCCTGCAGCAGCTTCATCCAAGTGCAAGATCCAAGTAATCTCTGATAGCCTCGGCTTATCAGTTACTCTGCCTATTTCCTTATAG
- the LOC106300840 gene encoding F-box/LRR-repeat protein At3g59210 isoform X2: protein MGFRSRVRIGGETASRPVAHHPVLNGNMDDLPDNLLCQILSNLSTKEAAVTSLLSKRWRHLFALVPNLDFESFSSQHTDHTSFIDFVDRVLKLRGKDHVNKFSLKCGDGFEDEDVYPWISNVLRHGVSDLSLHVSSSWVYWLPSKVFVSKTLVRLKIGPEDGPKVKLRNVYLPRLRTLILDSVVFVEGEIGSAKLLSGCPVLEELSLGNLEWGYWGSCYVASKILKRLTLCCAHCDDNPKSVSFDTPNVVYFKYSDNIAKKYPKLNFDSLVEASIDIRMTNDQKANVRYVSNDDEEREMVGNATELLMGICNVKTLYLSYDTLETLNFCCEAIPVLRNLTHLTIESNQEVGWESLPQLLKNCPNLETLVFQGLTHKATSSPSLTHCPVKFLKILKFGEAGDDDDVDMAMEIVMINQFLQKMLNLERLIVYYNTSIEDDLVEVSSQLQMLPAAASSKCKIQVISDSLGLSVTLPISL, encoded by the exons ATGGGGTTTCGAAGCCGGGTTCGTATTGGCGGAGAAACTGCCTCAAGACCAGTAGCCCACCATCCCGTGCTTAATG GAAACATGGATGATTTACCAGACAATCTTCTTTGCCAAATCTTATCCAACTTGTCTACAAAAGAAGCTGCTGTGACATCACTTCTCTCAAAAAGATGGCGACATCTGTTTGCTCTTGTACCAAATCTTGATTTCGAGAGCTTTTCCTCTCAGCATACGGATCATACGAGTTTTATAGATTTTGTGGATAGAGTGTTGAAGCTACGAGGGAAAGATCATGTTAACAAGTTCTCTCTAAAATGTGGAGATGGTTTTGAGGACGAAGACGTGTACCCTTGGATATCAAACGTGCTGAGACATGGTGTATCAGATCTTTCTCTACACGTCTCTTCCTCATGGGTTTATTGGTTGCCTTCGAAGGTTTTTGTGAGTAAGACACTGGTTAGGCTGAAGATAGGACCTGAAGATGGTCCCAAAGTTAAACTGAGAAATGTTTATCTTCCAAGGCTCAGGACTCTGATTCTAGACTCAGTTGTGTTTGTAGAGGGTGAGATTGGTTCTGCAAAGCTTCTGTCTGGTTGTCCTGTGCTTGAGGAATTAAGTTTGGGTAATCTTGAGTGGGGTTATTGGGGTTCTTGCTATGTGGCTTCAAAAATCCTGAAGAGACTAACTCTCTGCTGTGCACACTGTGATGACAATCCAAAGAGTGTATCATTTGATACTCCAAACGTTGTCTACTTCAAATATTCTGATAATATTGCAAAGAAGTATCCAAAATTGAATTTTGATTCGCTGGTTGAAGCTAGTATCGATATTCGGATGACAAATGATCAGAAAGCAAATGTCAGATATGTATCTAATGATGATGAGGAAAGAGAGATGGTTGGTAACGCAACAGAGCTTCTTATGGGAATATGCAATGTGAAGACCCTTTACTTATCTTATGACACTCTTGAG ACACTTAACTTTTGCTGTGAAGCAATACCAGTGTTAAGAAACTTGACTCATCTAACTATTGAGAGTAACCAAGAAGTGGGATGGGAATCATTGCCACAACTTCTCAAGAACTGTCCAAATCTTGAAACTCTCGTCTTCCAA GGACTCACTCACAAAGCTACAAGTAGTCCTTCCCTAACACATTGTCCGGTGAAGTTTCTTAAGATATTGAAATTTGGAGAAGCCGGCGATGATGACGATGTGGACATGGCGATGGAGATAGTAATGATCAACCAATTCCTACAGAAGATGTTGAATCTCGAACGGCTCATAGTATACTACAATACATCAATCGAAGATGATCTGGTTGAAGTATCAAGCCAACTTCAGATGCTTCCTGCAGCAGCTTCATCCAAGTGCAAGATCCAAGTAATCTCTGATAGCCTCGGCTTATCAGTTACTCTGCCTATTTCCTTATAG
- the LOC106300840 gene encoding F-box/LRR-repeat protein At3g59210 isoform X3, producing the protein MVCKCMSIGNMDDLPDNLLCQILSNLSTKEAAVTSLLSKRWRHLFALVPNLDFESFSSQHTDHTSFIDFVDRVLKLRGKDHVNKFSLKCGDGFEDEDVYPWISNVLRHGVSDLSLHVSSSWVYWLPSKVFVSKTLVRLKIGPEDGPKVKLRNVYLPRLRTLILDSVVFVEGEIGSAKLLSGCPVLEELSLGNLEWGYWGSCYVASKILKRLTLCCAHCDDNPKSVSFDTPNVVYFKYSDNIAKKYPKLNFDSLVEASIDIRMTNDQKANVRYVSNDDEEREMVGNATELLMGICNVKTLYLSYDTLETLNFCCEAIPVLRNLTHLTIESNQEVGWESLPQLLKNCPNLETLVFQGLTHKATSSPSLTHCPVKFLKILKFGEAGDDDDVDMAMEIVMINQFLQKMLNLERLIVYYNTSIEDDLVEVSSQLQMLPAAASSKCKIQVISDSLGLSVTLPISL; encoded by the exons ATG GTTTGTAAGTGCATGTCTATAGGAAACATGGATGATTTACCAGACAATCTTCTTTGCCAAATCTTATCCAACTTGTCTACAAAAGAAGCTGCTGTGACATCACTTCTCTCAAAAAGATGGCGACATCTGTTTGCTCTTGTACCAAATCTTGATTTCGAGAGCTTTTCCTCTCAGCATACGGATCATACGAGTTTTATAGATTTTGTGGATAGAGTGTTGAAGCTACGAGGGAAAGATCATGTTAACAAGTTCTCTCTAAAATGTGGAGATGGTTTTGAGGACGAAGACGTGTACCCTTGGATATCAAACGTGCTGAGACATGGTGTATCAGATCTTTCTCTACACGTCTCTTCCTCATGGGTTTATTGGTTGCCTTCGAAGGTTTTTGTGAGTAAGACACTGGTTAGGCTGAAGATAGGACCTGAAGATGGTCCCAAAGTTAAACTGAGAAATGTTTATCTTCCAAGGCTCAGGACTCTGATTCTAGACTCAGTTGTGTTTGTAGAGGGTGAGATTGGTTCTGCAAAGCTTCTGTCTGGTTGTCCTGTGCTTGAGGAATTAAGTTTGGGTAATCTTGAGTGGGGTTATTGGGGTTCTTGCTATGTGGCTTCAAAAATCCTGAAGAGACTAACTCTCTGCTGTGCACACTGTGATGACAATCCAAAGAGTGTATCATTTGATACTCCAAACGTTGTCTACTTCAAATATTCTGATAATATTGCAAAGAAGTATCCAAAATTGAATTTTGATTCGCTGGTTGAAGCTAGTATCGATATTCGGATGACAAATGATCAGAAAGCAAATGTCAGATATGTATCTAATGATGATGAGGAAAGAGAGATGGTTGGTAACGCAACAGAGCTTCTTATGGGAATATGCAATGTGAAGACCCTTTACTTATCTTATGACACTCTTGAG ACACTTAACTTTTGCTGTGAAGCAATACCAGTGTTAAGAAACTTGACTCATCTAACTATTGAGAGTAACCAAGAAGTGGGATGGGAATCATTGCCACAACTTCTCAAGAACTGTCCAAATCTTGAAACTCTCGTCTTCCAA GGACTCACTCACAAAGCTACAAGTAGTCCTTCCCTAACACATTGTCCGGTGAAGTTTCTTAAGATATTGAAATTTGGAGAAGCCGGCGATGATGACGATGTGGACATGGCGATGGAGATAGTAATGATCAACCAATTCCTACAGAAGATGTTGAATCTCGAACGGCTCATAGTATACTACAATACATCAATCGAAGATGATCTGGTTGAAGTATCAAGCCAACTTCAGATGCTTCCTGCAGCAGCTTCATCCAAGTGCAAGATCCAAGTAATCTCTGATAGCCTCGGCTTATCAGTTACTCTGCCTATTTCCTTATAG
- the LOC106300840 gene encoding F-box/LRR-repeat protein At3g59210 isoform X4 gives MSIGNMDDLPDNLLCQILSNLSTKEAAVTSLLSKRWRHLFALVPNLDFESFSSQHTDHTSFIDFVDRVLKLRGKDHVNKFSLKCGDGFEDEDVYPWISNVLRHGVSDLSLHVSSSWVYWLPSKVFVSKTLVRLKIGPEDGPKVKLRNVYLPRLRTLILDSVVFVEGEIGSAKLLSGCPVLEELSLGNLEWGYWGSCYVASKILKRLTLCCAHCDDNPKSVSFDTPNVVYFKYSDNIAKKYPKLNFDSLVEASIDIRMTNDQKANVRYVSNDDEEREMVGNATELLMGICNVKTLYLSYDTLETLNFCCEAIPVLRNLTHLTIESNQEVGWESLPQLLKNCPNLETLVFQGLTHKATSSPSLTHCPVKFLKILKFGEAGDDDDVDMAMEIVMINQFLQKMLNLERLIVYYNTSIEDDLVEVSSQLQMLPAAASSKCKIQVISDSLGLSVTLPISL, from the exons ATGTCTATAGGAAACATGGATGATTTACCAGACAATCTTCTTTGCCAAATCTTATCCAACTTGTCTACAAAAGAAGCTGCTGTGACATCACTTCTCTCAAAAAGATGGCGACATCTGTTTGCTCTTGTACCAAATCTTGATTTCGAGAGCTTTTCCTCTCAGCATACGGATCATACGAGTTTTATAGATTTTGTGGATAGAGTGTTGAAGCTACGAGGGAAAGATCATGTTAACAAGTTCTCTCTAAAATGTGGAGATGGTTTTGAGGACGAAGACGTGTACCCTTGGATATCAAACGTGCTGAGACATGGTGTATCAGATCTTTCTCTACACGTCTCTTCCTCATGGGTTTATTGGTTGCCTTCGAAGGTTTTTGTGAGTAAGACACTGGTTAGGCTGAAGATAGGACCTGAAGATGGTCCCAAAGTTAAACTGAGAAATGTTTATCTTCCAAGGCTCAGGACTCTGATTCTAGACTCAGTTGTGTTTGTAGAGGGTGAGATTGGTTCTGCAAAGCTTCTGTCTGGTTGTCCTGTGCTTGAGGAATTAAGTTTGGGTAATCTTGAGTGGGGTTATTGGGGTTCTTGCTATGTGGCTTCAAAAATCCTGAAGAGACTAACTCTCTGCTGTGCACACTGTGATGACAATCCAAAGAGTGTATCATTTGATACTCCAAACGTTGTCTACTTCAAATATTCTGATAATATTGCAAAGAAGTATCCAAAATTGAATTTTGATTCGCTGGTTGAAGCTAGTATCGATATTCGGATGACAAATGATCAGAAAGCAAATGTCAGATATGTATCTAATGATGATGAGGAAAGAGAGATGGTTGGTAACGCAACAGAGCTTCTTATGGGAATATGCAATGTGAAGACCCTTTACTTATCTTATGACACTCTTGAG ACACTTAACTTTTGCTGTGAAGCAATACCAGTGTTAAGAAACTTGACTCATCTAACTATTGAGAGTAACCAAGAAGTGGGATGGGAATCATTGCCACAACTTCTCAAGAACTGTCCAAATCTTGAAACTCTCGTCTTCCAA GGACTCACTCACAAAGCTACAAGTAGTCCTTCCCTAACACATTGTCCGGTGAAGTTTCTTAAGATATTGAAATTTGGAGAAGCCGGCGATGATGACGATGTGGACATGGCGATGGAGATAGTAATGATCAACCAATTCCTACAGAAGATGTTGAATCTCGAACGGCTCATAGTATACTACAATACATCAATCGAAGATGATCTGGTTGAAGTATCAAGCCAACTTCAGATGCTTCCTGCAGCAGCTTCATCCAAGTGCAAGATCCAAGTAATCTCTGATAGCCTCGGCTTATCAGTTACTCTGCCTATTTCCTTATAG
- the LOC106300840 gene encoding F-box/LRR-repeat protein At3g59210 isoform X5 — protein MDDLPDNLLCQILSNLSTKEAAVTSLLSKRWRHLFALVPNLDFESFSSQHTDHTSFIDFVDRVLKLRGKDHVNKFSLKCGDGFEDEDVYPWISNVLRHGVSDLSLHVSSSWVYWLPSKVFVSKTLVRLKIGPEDGPKVKLRNVYLPRLRTLILDSVVFVEGEIGSAKLLSGCPVLEELSLGNLEWGYWGSCYVASKILKRLTLCCAHCDDNPKSVSFDTPNVVYFKYSDNIAKKYPKLNFDSLVEASIDIRMTNDQKANVRYVSNDDEEREMVGNATELLMGICNVKTLYLSYDTLETLNFCCEAIPVLRNLTHLTIESNQEVGWESLPQLLKNCPNLETLVFQGLTHKATSSPSLTHCPVKFLKILKFGEAGDDDDVDMAMEIVMINQFLQKMLNLERLIVYYNTSIEDDLVEVSSQLQMLPAAASSKCKIQVISDSLGLSVTLPISL, from the exons ATGGATGATTTACCAGACAATCTTCTTTGCCAAATCTTATCCAACTTGTCTACAAAAGAAGCTGCTGTGACATCACTTCTCTCAAAAAGATGGCGACATCTGTTTGCTCTTGTACCAAATCTTGATTTCGAGAGCTTTTCCTCTCAGCATACGGATCATACGAGTTTTATAGATTTTGTGGATAGAGTGTTGAAGCTACGAGGGAAAGATCATGTTAACAAGTTCTCTCTAAAATGTGGAGATGGTTTTGAGGACGAAGACGTGTACCCTTGGATATCAAACGTGCTGAGACATGGTGTATCAGATCTTTCTCTACACGTCTCTTCCTCATGGGTTTATTGGTTGCCTTCGAAGGTTTTTGTGAGTAAGACACTGGTTAGGCTGAAGATAGGACCTGAAGATGGTCCCAAAGTTAAACTGAGAAATGTTTATCTTCCAAGGCTCAGGACTCTGATTCTAGACTCAGTTGTGTTTGTAGAGGGTGAGATTGGTTCTGCAAAGCTTCTGTCTGGTTGTCCTGTGCTTGAGGAATTAAGTTTGGGTAATCTTGAGTGGGGTTATTGGGGTTCTTGCTATGTGGCTTCAAAAATCCTGAAGAGACTAACTCTCTGCTGTGCACACTGTGATGACAATCCAAAGAGTGTATCATTTGATACTCCAAACGTTGTCTACTTCAAATATTCTGATAATATTGCAAAGAAGTATCCAAAATTGAATTTTGATTCGCTGGTTGAAGCTAGTATCGATATTCGGATGACAAATGATCAGAAAGCAAATGTCAGATATGTATCTAATGATGATGAGGAAAGAGAGATGGTTGGTAACGCAACAGAGCTTCTTATGGGAATATGCAATGTGAAGACCCTTTACTTATCTTATGACACTCTTGAG ACACTTAACTTTTGCTGTGAAGCAATACCAGTGTTAAGAAACTTGACTCATCTAACTATTGAGAGTAACCAAGAAGTGGGATGGGAATCATTGCCACAACTTCTCAAGAACTGTCCAAATCTTGAAACTCTCGTCTTCCAA GGACTCACTCACAAAGCTACAAGTAGTCCTTCCCTAACACATTGTCCGGTGAAGTTTCTTAAGATATTGAAATTTGGAGAAGCCGGCGATGATGACGATGTGGACATGGCGATGGAGATAGTAATGATCAACCAATTCCTACAGAAGATGTTGAATCTCGAACGGCTCATAGTATACTACAATACATCAATCGAAGATGATCTGGTTGAAGTATCAAGCCAACTTCAGATGCTTCCTGCAGCAGCTTCATCCAAGTGCAAGATCCAAGTAATCTCTGATAGCCTCGGCTTATCAGTTACTCTGCCTATTTCCTTATAG
- the LOC106299631 gene encoding F-box/LRR-repeat protein At3g59250-like, whose protein sequence is MISSKKMDRISNLPEALISHILSFLPTEESALTSVLSKKWRYLFADRPNLDFDGSGIRSHPDTCEWEMADTLRVFTRFVDRVLVLQGNSTLDDFSLKCGHGVDPVCVTNWILNVLERGVSDLDLHFNLVGVCLPSEVFMSKSLVRLRIESQNVIPMEVEDVFLPKLETLYLNKVMLGNCGDCFEKVTSGCHVLEELVLINVYSDFWNRSVSSKTLKRLILSCIDYDKNPDSVSFDTPNVVFLEYYDYVAGKYPKVKFNSLVEASIDLAMTSEQHGLASYEHLVGDVTDFLMGIRNVQTLNISANTLEVLTFCCDHIPVFHNMIGLTIQTRKSGWESLPTLFKKCPNLETLVFDGLSHTFTVKCMDVDGCLCKFSGEVPTCLSSSPVKVLKILRFGDSGVEKETDIIKHFLETMPQLEQLMIYYDTLFDDSVIELSSELKSFPTKASPSCEIQVIFGDPSS, encoded by the exons ATGATCAGTTCCAAGAAGATGGATAGAATCAGCAATCTACCAGAAGCTCTGATTAGCCACATATTGTCATTCCTCCCCACAGAAGAGTCTGCTTTGACTTCAGTTCTCTCTAAAAAGTGGCGGTATCTGTTTGCTGACAGACCAAACCTTGACTTCGATGGCTCGGGCATACGTTCTCATCCTGATACGTGTGAATGGGAAATGGCTGACACTCTGAGAGTCTTTACTCGTTTTGTGGATAGAGTGTTGGTGTTGCAAGGGAACTCCACTTTAGACGATTTCTCTTTAAAGTGTGGACATGGTGTTGATCCAGTCTGTGTCACAAACTGGATACTAAATGTGTTGGAACGTGGTGTATCGGATCTTGATTTACACTTCAACCTGGTTGGAGTTTGTCTCCCTTCAGAGGTCTTTATGAGCAAGTCACTGGTGAGGCTGAGGATAGAATCCCAAAACGTTATACCCATGGAAGTGGAAGATGTGTTTCTTCCAAAGCTTGAAACTCTTTACCTCAACAAAGTCATGTTAGGTAATTGTGGAGATTGCTTTGAAAAGGTTACTTCTGGTTGTCACGTCCTTGAAGAGTTAGTTCTGATTAATGTCTACTCTGATTTTTGGAACCGTTCTGTGTCTTCCAAAACCCTCAAGAGACTGATCCTATCTTGTATAGACTATGATAAAAATCCTGATAGCGTTTCATTTGATACGCCCAATGTTGTCTTCTTGGAGTACTATGATTACGTAGCGGGCAAGTATCCAAAGGTCAAGTTTAATTCACTTGTTGAAGCTAGTATCGACCTTGCAATGACAAGTGAGCAGCATGGACTTGCAAGCTATGAACATTTGGTGGGCGATGTAACAGATTTTCTCATGGGAATACGCAATGTTCAGACCCTTAACATATCTGCCAACACTCTTGAG GTTCTTACTTTCTGCTGTGATCATATACCTGTATTCCACAACATGATTGGTTTAACTATTCAGACACGCAAATCAGGATGGGAATCATTGCCTACTTTATTCAAGAAATGTCCAAATCTTGAAACCTTGGTGTTTGAT GGACTCAGCCACACATTTACAGTCAAGTGTATGGATGTTGATGGGTGCCTATGCAAGTTTTCAGGGGAGGTTCCTACTTGCTTATCATCAAGTCCAGTGAAGGTTTTGAAGATTCTGAGATTTGGTGATTCTGGTGTAGAAAAAGAGACAGATATTATCAAGCACTTCCTAGAGACAATGCCGCAGCTTGAACAGCTGATGATATACTACGATACATTGTTTGATGATAGTGTGATTGAACTGTCAAGTGAACTTAAGAGCTTTCCTACAAAAGCTTCACCAAGTTGTGAGATCCAAGTAATCTTTGGTGACCCCAGCAGCTAA
- the LOC106297744 gene encoding uncharacterized protein LOC106297744, which yields MEAEEYNQMRTEENEMEEEAEDLGEDKQNEMEEEAEAVDAVDDMRFDMDEDFKKAAVFKQMGCLWRASKSRLTSQAFKVVSDSYKERRQNQIPHTCGRKGMVRLREDLVKSSEDPSKVSRLRVWVKSRTKKDGTPVNVNAAEKIRKASEIELEGHADSTTTNPKNDMLSQILGPDQPGRFTKAQ from the exons ATGGAGGCAGAAGAATATAATCAAATGAGGACAGAGGAGAATGAAATGGAGGAAGAAGCAGAGGACTTGGGGGAGGATAAACAGAATGAAATGGAGGAAGAAGCAGAAGCTGTTGATGCAGTTGATGAT ATGAGGTTTGACATGGACGAAGACTTTAAAAAGGCTGCTGTGTTTAAGCAGATGGGATGTTTGTGGAGAGCATCCAAATCACGTCTG ACCAGTCAGGCCTTTAAGGTTGTCAGCGACTCTTACAAAGAAAGAAGACAGAATCAGATTCCTCACACCTGCGGCCGTAAGGGAATGGTGAGGCTGAGAGAAGATTTGGTAAAGTCAAGCGAAGATCCATCAAAAGTGTCGAGGCTCCGAGTTTGGGTGAAATCACGAACAAAGAAGGATGGTACTCCTGTCAATGTTAATGCAGCTGAAAAGATT AGAAAGGCATCAGAGATCGAACTTGAGGGTCATGCCGATTCAACGACAACGAATCCAAAGAACGATATGCTATCTCAGATACTGGGACCTGATCAACCTGGACG TTTTACAAAGGCCCAATAA
- the LOC106299717 gene encoding F-box/LRR-repeat protein At3g59250 produces the protein MISSKKMDRISNLPEAIISHILSFLPTEESALTSVLSKKWRYLFAYRPNLDFDGSVIRFHPDTCEREKTQILRVFTYFVDRVLELQGNSTLNKFSLKCGHGVEPDCVTPWILNVLERGVSDLDLHVTLAGLCLPSKVFLSKSLERLRIESENVIGIDVEDVFLPKLKTLHINKVMLGKGGDFFEKVTSGCYVLEELVLIHVYSDFWNRSVSSKTLKRLILSCIDCDKNPHSVSFDTPNVVYLEYSDFVAGKYPKVKFDSLVEASVDLAMTSEQHEHASYEHSVGDVTDFLMGIRSVQTLFVSANTLEVLTFCCDHIPVFHNMFSLTIQTCKSGWESLPALVKKCPNLETLVFDGFSHTYTIKCEDVDGCLCKFSGEVPTCLSSSPVKVLQITGFGEAGVETETELIKYFLETMPQLELLIIYYDTLFDDDVIELSSELKRFPTKASPSCEIQVIFGDPSS, from the exons ATGATCAGTTCCAAGAAGATGGATAGAATCAGCAATCTACCAGAAGCTATAATTAGCCACATATTGTCATTCCTCCCAACAGAAGAGTCTGCTTTGACTTCAGTTCTCTCCAAAAAGTGGCGGTACCTGTTTGCTTACAGACCAAACCTTGACTTCGATGGCTCGGTCATACGTTTTCATCCTGATACATGTGAACGGGAAAAGACTCAGATTCTGAGAGTCTTTACTTATTTTGTGGATAGAGTGTTGGAGTTGCAAGGGAACTCTACTCTAAACAAGTTCTCTTTAAAGTGTGGACATGGTGTTGAACCAGACTGTGTCACACCTTGGATATTAAATGTGTTGGAACGTGGTGTATCGGATCTTGATTTACACGTTACCCTGGCTGGCCTTTGTCTCCCTTCAAAGGTGTTTTTGAGCAAGTCACTGGAGAGGCTGAGGATAGAATCTGAAAATGTTATAGGCATTGATGTGGAAGATGTGTTTCTTCCAAAGCTTAAGACTCTTCACATCAACAAAGTCATGTTAGGTAAAGGTGGAGATTTCTTTGAGAAGGTCACTTCCGGTTGTTATGTCCTTGAAGAGTTAGTTCTGATTCATGTCTACTCTGATTTTTGGAACCGTTCTGTGTCTTCCAAAACCCTCAAGAGACTGATCCTATCTTGTATAGACTGTGATAAAAATCCGCATAGTGTTTCATTTGATACACCCAATGTTGTCTACTTGGAGTACTCTGATTTCGTAGCAGGCAAATATCCAAAGGTGAAATTTGATTCACTAGTTGAAGCTAGTGTCGACCTTGCAATGACAAGTGAGCAGCATGAACATGCAAGCTATGAACATTCGGTGGGCGATGTAACAGATTTTCTCATGGGAATACGCAGTGTCCAGACCCTTTTCGTATCTGCCAACACTCTTGAG GTTCTTACATTCTGCTGTGATCATATACCTGTGTTCCACAACATGTTTAGTTTAACTATTCAGACATGCAAGTCAGGATGGGAATCATTACCTGCTTTAGTCAAGAAATGTCCAAATCTTGAGACCCTGGTCTTTGAT GGATTCAGCCACACATATACAATCAAGTGTGAGGATGTTGATGGGTGCCTATGCAAGTTTTCAGGGGAGGTACCTACTTGCTTATCATCAAGTCCAGTGAAGGTTTTACAGATTACGGGATTTGGTGAAGCTGGTGTAGAGACAGAGACAGAGCTGATCAAGTACTTCCTTGAGACAATGCCGCAACTTGAACTGCTGATAATATACTATGATACATTGTTTGATGATGATGTGATTGAACTGTCAAGTGAACTTAAGAGGTTTCCCACAAAAGCTTCACCAAGTTGTGAGATTCAAGTAATCTTTGGTGACCCCAGCAGCTAA